In Comamonas sp. lk, the following proteins share a genomic window:
- a CDS encoding IclR family transcriptional regulator: MIRQLLHQSDVDVVRESNPNFAGTLAKGLMILQAFLREPRPYANSELADLLGLPRPTVSRLCHTLMELGYLDHDERIDRYFIGPAAVALGYPYLSSIPLRTQAKPDIQALANQIRGAVSIGVPMGLDVLYVETCSYRHGILARPDVGAVRSVASTAMGRAWLYSIDKNARTEVLKQLKALRPEELARCESGIDESLSMQGRRGFAVNVGDAGFGVNGVALCSRIRHGSRHLLFNCAVPGTQMSPEEMISHVGPQLVSLVRRCELAAGVEQT; this comes from the coding sequence ATGATCCGCCAGCTTCTGCACCAATCCGACGTGGACGTCGTCCGCGAAAGCAATCCCAATTTTGCGGGAACGCTGGCCAAAGGCCTGATGATTCTGCAAGCCTTTCTGCGCGAGCCACGGCCTTATGCAAACAGTGAACTGGCCGACCTGCTGGGACTGCCGCGCCCCACGGTTTCCAGGCTGTGCCACACCTTGATGGAGCTAGGCTATCTGGACCACGATGAGCGCATTGATCGCTATTTCATCGGACCGGCTGCCGTGGCCTTGGGCTACCCCTATCTCAGCTCCATCCCTCTGCGCACCCAGGCCAAGCCTGACATACAGGCGCTGGCCAACCAGATTCGCGGGGCAGTTTCGATTGGTGTGCCCATGGGGCTGGACGTGCTCTATGTCGAGACCTGCTCCTATCGCCACGGAATACTGGCGCGGCCAGACGTCGGTGCCGTACGCAGTGTGGCAAGCACGGCCATGGGCCGTGCTTGGCTGTACTCGATTGACAAAAACGCACGCACCGAGGTGTTGAAACAGCTGAAGGCCTTGCGCCCTGAAGAACTGGCCAGGTGTGAAAGCGGCATCGACGAGTCTCTGTCTATGCAGGGGCGGCGTGGCTTTGCAGTGAACGTTGGCGATGCCGGCTTTGGCGTCAACGGCGTTGCCCTGTGTTCCCGCATTCGCCATGGGTCCAGACATCTGCTTTTCAACTGCGCCGTGCCCGGCACTCAGATGAGCCCGGAGGAAATGATCTCTCACGTCGGACCCCAGCTGGTGAGTCTGGTACGAAGGTGCGAGCTGGCAGCCGGCGTAGAGCAAACATAA
- a CDS encoding universal stress protein produces MYNRILIATDGTELSDKAVRAGIELAALSGASVVALKVVSHYPRSYMEGTDLQDIKEAKRIEEQWTEQAQVLLGGIKNLGQEHKVSVTPEVVHSDLVAESIVETAKKRDCDLIVMASHGRKGLQRLLLGSETQHVLTHSHIPVLVLR; encoded by the coding sequence ATGTACAACCGCATCCTCATCGCAACGGATGGAACAGAACTTTCCGACAAAGCCGTACGCGCCGGCATTGAGCTGGCTGCGCTCTCAGGCGCCAGCGTCGTCGCACTCAAGGTGGTCTCGCACTACCCGCGCAGCTACATGGAAGGCACGGATCTGCAGGACATCAAGGAAGCCAAGCGCATAGAAGAGCAGTGGACGGAGCAGGCCCAGGTGCTGCTAGGCGGCATCAAAAACCTGGGTCAGGAGCACAAAGTGAGCGTGACCCCCGAGGTGGTGCACTCCGACCTGGTGGCAGAAAGCATTGTGGAAACCGCCAAAAAACGCGATTGCGACCTGATCGTGATGGCCTCTCACGGCCGCAAGGGCCTGCAGCGCCTGCTGCTGGGCAGCGAGACCCAGCACGTGCTCACCCATTCGCATATACCGGTGCTGGTGCTGCGCTAA